In Coffea eugenioides isolate CCC68of chromosome 4, Ceug_1.0, whole genome shotgun sequence, the genomic stretch TTTGATGAAGCATGAACAAATTTGCTCTAATCATTCATTCGTCATGTGAGGCAAAGTTTGATCAATTCAAACTTACAACTTAAATCTTAAATAGGTCCACTTCAGTTAATCCTATTAAACACCATatattttcatcttttaaaTGGTCAATGAGCTTTCTGTTTGTATGTTTTATTCCATGAAATGATAACTCAGTTACCAGCATTCTGTTAGTGAGCTCCTATTTGTTGGTGTATGTTTCTTTAATGGTTACTGAAATGTATGTTGCTTTAATGGTTACTGAACTTTTGATGGACCAACTTAACTTACCTTTCTACTGTGTACAGGATGCTTTGAGGACTTTTCTACTGCGCAAGCTTGATAATCTTGCCAAGGATGACACATGCCAAATAACTATGATTTCAACTTGGATTACCGAATTATACTTAGACAAGGTTCATGCTTTGTAGATCTGATGTACTTGTTGGGCCTGAACTAGTGGTATTCTATATGAAAATTTAAGTAAACTCATGCGATTGTTTCATCTATTGCTGTTTCATTCTATTTCTGTGCTCTACAGTGAAAGATATCCATGAGTGACTTATTTTTGCATGGTAGCATTTGATTCTGCCTAATTCATGAAGCTATGGTACCTAGGTCAATGTTGCTTGTGACTTGTTTCCTTAGCTGACATATTAACAAGGTTgtttaaatgaaaatttttaaaaattacttacaaatattaagTGATAATTTGCTTGAGTTACTTGTGGTTTGACTATGGAGATACAAATTTATCTGTGATTGACTTTGGCTATTGTGCTGCTTTGATATGTTTAGAGATGTTTGCTCTAAACAGTATTAGCAGTACCAATTCTTTGTTAATTCCTGCCTAGGTTTCTTCTTTTGGTGACAACACATAATGAACATCTTGTACTCTTATGCACAGAAGTCATTGTTTTTAGTTTTGTTAAGGGAATAAAATTCTAGTAGCCATATTGCTAAGGCATCCAGAATGAAGAAGAATTAATAACATTAGGGACTTTACTTTGTGGATTGATGGTttcacaagaaaagaaagaatagtCATTCATGAGAGGCAGGCAGTCAGAGGAAATTCTTTCAGATGTTGTACTGTTAGTTATTTACATCCATCAAGTAATGAGGACCAGTCTTAATTCAAGGTTTCGAAGGGTCCTTGCTTGGCCAATTGTCCCAGCTTCACTCGGTCCTTTGATCCTAAACTTTCTTCTGTTAACCTTTGAACACCTCTGCTTTTGGAACGCAATGCTAGGAAAGAGCAGTGATGCTACGGCCCTTTCTCTCATCTGAAGTGAACAAGAACATGGTTAACTCTAAGTTTTAcattaaaataaagaaaaatgaaagtggaAATTGCCATCTCAATCCCATTTATATGCAGCCTAATCCTGACATTATCCTTTCTCTGCTCCATACCCTTTTGGTTGAGCAGAGTCTTTGTCATTCTATTTGGTGTTCTATTGGTCTTGTTCCACCTTTATTGGATCAACCCAATAATTTGCTTTTAGGGTGTTATCATGATGAAAGTGACTGCACCTTATTCTGGCACATTTTTTCTGCAGATAAGCTCTTTGTTATTCTTTCTCTCAGGCTGAAGTTTATGCCCTCTTTTGTTCTCTTGAAGTGAATTTTTGTCTTATTGAAATGTAGCTTCTTGTGTTGCTTGATGCTTCTTCATTCCATTTGTTAATTTAAATCAGCACTTCCAAATGGTTCACAAAAACCAGGAAAAAAAACTAAGTTGGATATAAGATACTGGACTTTAATGATATTATAGTTGTTCGGAAGAAGGATTTACGGTCAGAATTTCTCTTTCTGAAAGAAGGGGAGTGGGATTTAGtgcaagaaaggaaagaaaggaaggcTCAAAAACTCAAAAAAGAAAGTGTTTATGGCCCGTTTTGTTGTGGAACTTTTGGTTTATTTGTGTATGTGGTGCATTAATATATGTTATAGACAATAAAATCACCATTGATGTATACAGTTGAATTCTTTTAGAGTACTTAAAATTTATTGAAGCATTTCTTCataagaattttaaattaattgcaTGCATATGCATGTCAATTACTACGTTTTGTGTATGTATCTGACACTTGGGCTATTTCTGGCTGAGGTGTCTTGCTTAATCCAACTGGACTAAATTTGACTTATTGATAAACCTGCATTAGAGTTTATTTAAGTGGTTCTTCTGTAACTGTTACAAGTTTTCAACTCTATAGTAAGAATAAAACTAGGTTTCATACTACATTTATGCAGTTTAGTCTTTTGATGGCATGAAGTGCTTTGGTTAAGAATCCACCTTTATGTTTTGTGGTTCACTTGATTTTCTGTTTCAGGACTATTCATCTTAAAGAATTTCAATAAGGTTTTCATGGTAATAGAACTGTTGCCATTGACCCAAGTTCATTGGTCCACTTAACCCACCTGCCCTAATTTTGTACAAGTGGCTAAAAAAATGGATGATTGGCCAATTTTAGGTTCTAATTGGCCGGTTCTTTCCATTCATCACCAGATTAGAATTTACCAAATTTAGCCCACTACTACATAATGAGACCTGTACAATACTTAGAATTAGATTGTCATTACACAATTTGTCTTCAAGGCCCGCCAGAAGGCAAGCTTGATAATGATTATAGTcaatatttgtaaaattacaTTCTGTACTGAACCTTTGTctattttattcttaaaatgGTTCTTAAATTCCACTTAAACAAGCTAGAGAGTGGGATGATGTGTATTATTCATGGTTTTTTATATGCTTATTCACTAACTTGAAGATTCCATTTGGTTGGTTGTATATGTTCTTTGCTGAATTTACCAATGTGTTGATACCAGATAAATAGAGTACTTTTGGAGGATGAAGGTGCTTCTGAAAAAGGTGCTTTAGAGTACCAATCAATTATTAAGGAGTTTCGTGCTTTTCTAAGTGACTCCAAGGATGTATTAGACGAGGCAACCACGATGAAGCTATTGAAAAGGTGAACAATGTTTAATAGTAATTTTGCCCTAGCAAAGATGAAACGTTTCAGGTGGTAAAACATATGATGCTATTGTGTAAATATTAGATATTCTAATTGAGATaagcaaaagaacaaaagagatGCTATCATGTTTTTCATTTTACTTATGGTCTTCAAGTTATTACTCGTTTTATAGGTCAATTTAATGTTCTTGATTAcgaactttttttttaatatatatttgagatttttcatCACAAATGTATATCATAATATTGCTAATTTTGTATGACGTTACCTGTTGAAGTGTGATAAAAACCTGTCTACTCATGAGAGAAGTTCTCTTAATTTTCCTGGAAACTTTATGCTCATTATtgggtttttctttttaaatttgattttgtgGGCATgctagttttcagttttttgaaAATGACTTTCATGGTGTTTTGCAGCTATGGTAGAGTTGATGAATTGGTATTCTTTGCTAATCTGAAGGAGCAACATGAGATTGTGGTTCATCATTACATCCAGGTGCTTGTTTTGTGACCGCACTTAAAATTCTCCAGACAAAAGAAGAGGTGGCTAATGCTGCAATCCGTCTCCGTAAAAAGGAGATACAAATAACTCAGGAATATGAATTTTGTTTAAGATTAATTATATATGAAGCTGTGATTTGATATAAAGCTTGACCGCATAAGCACTGCTTTTAACTATTCTTTATTTGAAAATGCTGGTTAAAATAATAGACTTGAATCTTTTATTCCATTTTTCATGCTTCTTCTGTTTCTGTACAGCAAGGAGAATCAAAGAAAGCACTACAAGTTCTTCAGAAACCTAATGTTCCTATAGACCTCCAGGTTTGGAGTTCTACTTCAACTGTCTAATAGTGGTCTATTGTCTGCATGTCTTTTGTTGTTATATTAAACATGACATAAGCTGAGTCTTCCCTATCCAGTCAAACATGATGTGcgccatttttttttcttttttgcagtACAAGTTTGCTCCAGACCTCATTATGCTTGATGCATATGAAACTGTCGAATCATGGATGACCACTAAAGACCTGAACCCCAGAAAGCTGATTCCTGCCATGATGCGATATTCAAGTGAACCTCATGCTAAGTAACGTGCATACTCTTTtggactttttcctttttcctttttttttccctggttCTGGAAATGCATTCTTGTTTCATGTTCATAAGCTCTGAGAATGTGTAGTTTCATCAACGAGAACAACTCAAGAAGGTTGAATGCCTTGCTTTCTTCTTAAATTTTCTTTATAACATTTTATTGATAATTTGCCCTTTAATCAACTGATAATTTGCACTTCTCGAACTCTGGAATTCATGCGTCTCCAATACTTGATCTCATTTTGCTGTAACCTTGTCTTAAGTCATCATAAGTAACTCATATCGGATCAAACTTAGTCTCTAGTTCATGGAAAGAAAATTGTTATTCCCAACTTGATTGTTGGAACATGATATTTTCTCATGCATCCTGAAATGAAGTAATATATCTTTACATGCTTTCATTTGACAGCACAAAATcactttatattttttgtttggGTTGAACTTGTTGGTTGGTGTCATCCAGGAATGAAACACATGAAGTGATCAAATATTTGGAGTATTCTGTTCACCGTTTGCAGAATGAGGACCCTGGTGTTCACAATTTGTTACTCTCTCTGTATGCCAAGCAGGTTAAGCCACTTGGAGTCTCTATAGTGCATTTTAAAGATTAAGATGTTATAATCGATTTTGCTTccgtattttttaattttttaattttttttgcatatggaTGCTGCTGAGAATATTAGAAACTGGCATTTTTTGGTAAACATTATTCACATGTTTTAGAGTTACAATAGACCTAAGAGCCACATAAACTAGAGATTGGCTAATAAATTCGTGTGTCTATATATTGGGTAGTGATAGCATTTCTGAAACTGGGAAGTCATGCTCGCTTTTTGGTAGAAGTTAGTAATGCTGGATGTTGACAAAGCAAACATTTGTCACTAAGAGTAAAATTATATTCCTGTAAATGGTGTGTTACAATTTGCTGTTTGATATGCCATTTCTGACATCTGAAAAAGTGAATATCTATTTTTTGAGCTGAGGTTGTCTTCTATTTTAATTcgaaaagtttttttttcttaatttgtttTTACCTATAACCCTTTTTCTTCATATACTTACCTTGATATACACTTACTTTCATATGCTTGCCTTGATTTTTGGTGCCTTATAAATGATGTATCATGATGAAGTTTATCAGTGAACAATGCATTGGAATCCTTGGTGCAGGACAAATGCCTGTTATGAGCAAGATAGATCTCTTTCAATTTTCGGGAGAGTAGTATTTGCATTTTCAGAAGTTGTTAAGCATATAGCTGAGTTGATTCCCTTCTGGGACAAATGCCTCATTGTTTAGGGATTTGTTATGATGTATAGAAAAACATGATTCCACCCTTCTGGGTActaaaatttatttctttttttcaaaatcactTGTAAATGTTTTGCAGCTGTCTCTGTTATTGTAGTTTAGTATAAAATTaattccttttttattttaatctgACTTTGACACTAATATTTGTTTCTCTTCAGGAGGATGAGAGTTCTCTTCTGCGTTTTCTACAGTGTAAGTTTGGTAAAGGACGATCAAGTGGCCCTGAATTTTTTTATGATCCCAAGTATGCCTTGCGCCTTTGTCTTAAGGAAAAGAGAATGCGTGCATGTGTTCACATATATAGCATGATGTCCATGCATGAAGAAGCGGTTGCTCTCGCACTGCAGGTAAAGCTCAAATTGATCGTGATGATTGGTTTTGTATTCTTTATCCTTGTAAGAGCACATAACTTGTGTTATCAGAGCTCAAGTTTTTAATGCCCAGTGAAAGATAGTGCATAGCTAGTGTATTATCAGATTTTAAAGCAAAATGTAAGTACTTATAAAAAATATCAAACTTTTAAAATGGATAGTACAATGTAAACATTTCCAAGTAATGGAATTTAGTGACAAAAAGAAAGTCAAATTCTAACAAAAACATTTTCTTGTGTTTAGTTTTGGAAGGAAACAGGGAAGATGAATAACAATGCAAGTAACTTTGCTAGGATTTACACATTGATTATCTAAGTAACTTGTGAATGCTTGCATTCACACATTGATTATCTTACTTTGCTAGCAGGATTCAACTATTATTCATTGTTGTACTTTTATCTGCTCCTCATTTAGGGTGAATTACAAAATGCACCTAAAAAAATTACATCTCACTTTGCCCTGTATTTTCTAGATGAATCAATCTCCCCTATTTTCCCAACACAACAAAATCAACCTAAGAAGCCAATAGTAAATATGTATTTTCATGTGAGATGTCATTAATATATCAATTAGCCTGTGGTAAAAAAATTTCACAGTATATCGTAGGCTTTGGAGTTCTGTAAACATTTTGTTTTTCAAGTTCTGTGGTGCATATATATACTGGTGATTATGACTGGAAAACATTTATAGCTTTGGGTCGATACTCGTTTTCACCAAAGGTGCAGTTGTCTGTTTTTCTGGTTCAACATCTGCATTCTTCCCACGATGTTAGATGCTATTTGGGCTTTTTGGGTTGATTGTAGCATTGATTGGGGGGTAATTGTCCAATTGAATGATGACGGCAAGTTGGTAAACATGTACTTTTAGCATGAGAAAAACTATGACAGATAAATTTTTCATCTAtctcttttttaactttttgttcAACATTTTAGAACCGAAATGATGCCTTGAGTGTTTGGAGTTTGAATTTTATGCAAATTGCTTGAACATGTTGTCTTGATACAGGAAAGACCAGAGTACATAAAAAGTACATATGTATTTCAAGATGATAAAAGAATTTGTTCATCTCCAGTTTTGAGATCAGCATATATTTGAATACTACTTTCTGTAATCTTGGAGTTTTCCTAATTTTAATAGGTTGATCCAGAGCTAGCTATGGCTGAAGCTGACAAAgttgaagatgatgaagagtTAAGGAAGAAACTATGGCTTATGGTGGCCAAGCATGTCAtagagcaggaaaagggaaCAAAAAGGGAAAATATTCGGAAGGCAATAGCTTTTCTCAAAGAGACGGACGGACTATTAAAGATAGAGGACATCTTACCCTTTTTCCCAGACTTTGCTTTGATTGATGACTTCAAGGTATGCCCTTAATTGTTGACTACTAAAATGCTGAGGAgtagttttttttattatatatacatTTGTATTCAAATGTTCATGCACTTGCTGTATCTTTGCATGTCCATGCAGGAGACGAGAAAATACAAAAACCATTGTAAACTTTTTAAATAATTAATCTCAACTCTCagaattttctactttttttccCCCCAACATCGGAGTTTTGAGAGGATGTATATGTATTAACACTATCCATGTCATCCAAGTGATAGTTTGTTTCTTTGTCTCACTTCTTACCCTTGTTATTTCCTTTCTGCTTTTTACATGTTCTCTTGCTCCTACTCTTATTGGTTGAGGCAAGCTTAATGTTGTCTACAATTGCTGCACTAAATTACCTCAAACAACATTGCAGGAGGCAATATGCTCATCCTTGGAGGACTACAAtgaacaaattgaaaatttgaagCAGGAGATGAATGATGCAACTCATGGTGCTGATAATATACGGAATGATATAAGTGCACTTGCTCAACGGTATGCAGTCATAGATCGTGATGAGGAATGTGGGGTAAGATCTTCTGATTAAGATGCTTTTCCATCTAAAGTTTCTTAGCATACGAATTGCTGCTGTCATGCTTAAAGTTCTTCAGGCATGTTCTTTTTCTCCATCCATTGTATGCTTGCACTTATTCCCAGTTGCTGGCCATCAGGTTTGCAGAAAGAAAATCTTGAATGTAGGTCGGGACTATCAGATGTCTTGGGGTTACACATCAGCTGGATCTATGGCCCCTTTCTATGTCTTTCCTTGTGGACATGCATTTCATGCTCAGTGCTTGATTACTCATGTGACTGGTTGCACTAGTCAAATGCAAGTACGACCTGGAATACTTTGCTtctttttgttttacttttatttaaagtAACCATCACTCTGGATACTTCTTGTGTACTGTGCAAATGTCGGTATATTAAGTGTTTTTGATACtctgtttatttttcttgctACTATGAAACTTTTCCTAAACTGGATAAGAGCATATATATGGTAGTGATACTGCAGCTAGCATATtgacattctttttttttttttgggtaatatAAAAGCTGACATCTGTGTTATATTTGCCAAATGTTTCTTCCCTCAAAATGATACTGCAGGCGGAATATATATTGGATCTGCAAAAGCAACTTACATTACTAAGTAATGAACCCCGGAAGGACTCAAGTGGTGGATTATCTGAAGAGGAACCATTAACAAGCATGACTCCTTTAGAAAAGGTGATCCTTTTGATCTATGGGCTTCTCTTGTATAATAATAGAGTCATAAACGGGTAGCTTTTGTATTGGGTGGTCGTTTGCATTTTCTCCATGTCTGCTAAGTCTTGTTTCCAGTTTGGAGAAGATTTAAGGAACTTTCTGTTGTTTCTAGCATGTTGATTTCTTTAGGACATCTTTTCAGCCTTGTATGTTTTCTATTCATATTGTTTCTTTCAGTTGTTATAATTGAAACCTTCTGCTGAAATATTTTTCAGATCCGATCACAACTGGATGATGCTATAGCCAGTGAATGCCCATTTTGTGGTGACCTAATGATCCGGGAGATATCTTTGCCTTTCATTCTTCCTGAGGAGGCAGATGTAGCAGCATCATGGGAGATCAAACCGCATAATCCTGGAATGCAGAAGAGTCTTTCCCTACCAGCATATTAGGTTGTACATACGAGCGTCTATGGGCAAGCGTGTATTTTGAAACTGTAGTTTGTGATTGTGTACCACCTGATGATTCACCACTCCATCTTTACTACTGATGACACTTTTGCAATCTCTTCTATATCAAGATCCAGTTTTGATCAAGGTATCGTTGACATTCTTTGAAATGCTTTACTGAGTGTTTATCATATCGTGCACTAAGTTAAACTGGTTTGGTTGTACATCttacaacaaattttttttggaactTTAAGTAAGCTGGAACATTCAATTCATCTCATCCACCGCCTACATTCTATCTTCAGCTGTTTCTGAAAACTGACTGCATCAATTTCTATGCTATTTGTGCAAGATCGATATGGTTGTTTGCTTGCCATTTTCTCTTGTTCAAAAGACCACGTACAGGGAAATAGAGGATGATTAGAAAAAGACAGGCAATGCACTTTTGCGGGCACAAAAAATGGGCAGAATGGAAAATTAAGTATGCACAGGACCTTGCCAGTTGCTGCAGATCAGTTGACACCCTTCAAATTATTACCACAAATAATGCATAAACAAACTGCTCCCAGCAGCACAAGCAATCAAATCTTTGTTGGGATGCCAAGCCAGATGCAGCAACTTAGCGTTCAAGTTACAATAGTACTCGTTATTTTCTGAATTTAGATTTTCTTGCCCTGCAGTTGCCAAGAAAAGCAATTAGGTGAAGGTGAGTGGAGACAAAGATTAacggagagagagagggagagagggtCAACCATGTCGGGAAAATGCACGAGTCAGATTACTCAGAGATCTTCTACGAGCTCTCGTATTAGCGTGCATGAGTGGCTTCCTACATGACAAAAGGCAATAACAAAAATCAAACGTTTTCATGGTGGGGGCAAAATAAAACTCACACGAGGCATTAGAAGGAAAGATACctatttggatttttgctaGCTTCAAATGTGATATCTTCTACACCTCCTCCGTGAGAAAaaatatgcacttggttgctgAAGATAGCATAAAGCTTAATAAGAACATGCGCAACCAATACAAGAAAAAAGCAATAGGCTGATAACTGTTGAAAATAGAATCTTTGATGTCCACAGGCAGCAAGTCTTTGGGACAAGCACAAACCTATATGATCCAGTTGCAAACTGAAGTCCATCTCCTCTGAGACAGCAAGCAAATTTATCAAATATGGCGTCGTTGTTATACAGATCAGACAGCTGTGCAATGTGCAGCCGGATGTCAGCCAGTGGAAGTGAAATGAATTGCAAAAGAAACACTAATATCAGGTATAAAAATTGAGGCGACTCCATATAAAATCGTACTAGTTGTCTTGAGATTGTACTCATCCAAAAGCAAATGCCAAATTTGCAGAACAAAGATTCCCTTAATTTGAAAATGCTCCTAGAACCACCTGATTCTTCTTGTTATTTAGTTTTGGCACATTCATTCTGCCTATGAATTGTGGGTTCAACAAATTTTCACCttagacaagtaaaatttcctgTTGAGCAAGGTCCTACAGGggctttatttttttgttttttgtttttggatccCAACAGGGACTTGCCTACATTCATGGATCAACAAATTGTGTCTTTCCATGCTGTTGCAGTTTAAACATGATGCATTGGATCAGAACAGG encodes the following:
- the LOC113767457 gene encoding vacuolar sorting protein 18 translates to MEQKRQVFSVDLLERYAAKGRGVITCMAAGNDVIVLGTSKGWIIRHDFGVGDSYDIDLSAGRPGDQSIHRVFVDPGGSHCIATIVGPGGADTFYTHAKWTRPRLLSKLKGLIVNAVAWNRQLITEASTREVILGTDNGQLHEIAVDEKDKREKYIKFLFELKELPEAFTGLQMETANVINGTRYYVMAVTPTRLYSYTGIGSLESVFASYVDRTVHFTELPGDIANSELHFFINQRRAVYFAWLSGAGIYHGGLNFGAQHSSPDGDQNFVENKALLSYSRLGEGTEAVKPSSMAVSEFHFLLLIGNKVKVVNRISEQIVEELYFDQASDAASRGIIGLCSDASAGLFYAYDQNSIFQVSVNDEGRDMWKVYLDLKEYAAALANCRDALQKDQVYLVQAEAAFSAKDFLRAASFYAKINYVLSFEEISLKFISMGEQDALRTFLLRKLDNLAKDDTCQITMISTWITELYLDKINRVLLEDEGASEKGALEYQSIIKEFRAFLSDSKDVLDEATTMKLLKSYGRVDELVFFANLKEQHEIVVHHYIQQGESKKALQVLQKPNVPIDLQYKFAPDLIMLDAYETVESWMTTKDLNPRKLIPAMMRYSSEPHAKNETHEVIKYLEYSVHRLQNEDPGVHNLLLSLYAKQEDESSLLRFLQCKFGKGRSSGPEFFYDPKYALRLCLKEKRMRACVHIYSMMSMHEEAVALALQVDPELAMAEADKVEDDEELRKKLWLMVAKHVIEQEKGTKRENIRKAIAFLKETDGLLKIEDILPFFPDFALIDDFKEAICSSLEDYNEQIENLKQEMNDATHGADNIRNDISALAQRYAVIDRDEECGVCRKKILNVGRDYQMSWGYTSAGSMAPFYVFPCGHAFHAQCLITHVTGCTSQMQAEYILDLQKQLTLLSNEPRKDSSGGLSEEEPLTSMTPLEKIRSQLDDAIASECPFCGDLMIREISLPFILPEEADVAASWEIKPHNPGMQKSLSLPAY